In a genomic window of Phaeodactylum tricornutum CCAP 1055/1 chromosome 6, whole genome shotgun sequence:
- a CDS encoding predicted protein: FRPDILHQEILALLDSPLNKAGLLKIYIHTQTKVLIDVNSSIRIPRTYKRFAGLFVQLLHKMKIKAGTESTTLLKVIKNPFSQYLPAGTHVYGMSCQGKLYSPISLAKSLLPATLEASKQTPTCFIVGAMSTGHITLEDHPYIEHMFSISEYPLSGAAALSRIMGGVEHHWGIC, translated from the coding sequence TTTCGACCCGACATTTTGCACCAAGAGATTCTGGCACTCTTGGATTCACCCTTGAACAAGGCTGGTCTTTTGAAGATttatatacacacacaaacaaaaGTACTGATCGATGTCAATTCATCAATTCGGATTCCTCGAACCTACAAACGATTCGCTGGTCTTTTCGTGCAACTTTTGCATAAGATGAAAATCAAGGCCGGAACGGAATCGACGACTCTACTCAAAGTCATCAAAAACCCTTTTTCCCAATACCTTCCCGCTGGAACTCATGTCTATGGAATGAGCTGTCAAGGCAAACTATACAGTCCTATCTCCTTGGCAAAATCTCTTTTACCGGCAACCCTCGAGGCCAGCAAACAAACTCCAACTTGCTTCATTGTCGGAGCTATGTCAACCGGACACATCACGCTCGAAGATCATCCGTACATTGAGCACATGTTTTCTATTTCTGAGTACCCACTTTCCGGTGCAGCCGCCCTGTCGCGGATTATGGGTGGCGTTGAGCATCACTGGGGTATTTGTTAG
- a CDS encoding predicted protein: MSTSARRRLLRDFKRLQNDPPTGVTGAPMDTNIMMWQAVIFGPDDTPWEGGTFKLVLEFTEDYPNKAPQVRFLTKMFHPNIYNDGQICLDILQNQWSPIYDISAILTSIQSLLCDPNPASPANSEASRLYNENRREYNRRVREIVEQSWVDEA; the protein is encoded by the exons ATGAGTACTAGTGcccgtcgtcgtcttttgcGGGATTTCAAGCG CCTTCAAAATGATCCTCCCACAGGTGTGACGGGTGCTCCTATGGACACAAACATTATGATGTGGCAGGCTGTTATCTTTGGTCCCGACGACACGCCCTGGGAAGGTGGCACCTTTAAACTTGTACTAGAGTTTACGGAGGATTACCCCAACAAGGCACCTCAGGTTCGCTTCTTGACGAAAATGTTCCATCCCAACATCTACAACGATGGACAAATCTGTTTGGACATTCTCCAGAATCAGTGGTCTCCAATATACGATATTTCCGCCATTTTGACGTCGATTCAGTCTTTGTTGTGTGATCCCAACCCGGCTTCTCCGGCCAATTCAGAAGCTTCTCGTCTATACAATGAGAATCGTCGTGAATATAATCGCCGCGTACGAGAAATTGTCGAGCAGAGTTGGGTCGATGAGGCATAA